The following nucleotide sequence is from Lacinutrix sp. Hel_I_90.
TACATCATATTCTTGTCCTCTAATTTTTTCTAAAAAAATAATATGATACCCAAACTCTGTTTTAAAAGGTTCAGAAATTTCGCCTACCTGCATAGAAAAAGCAACTTCTCTAAACTCTTTAACCATCTGTGGTTTCGTTCTGTTTAGCGTGTATAGTCCACCATTCTTTTTTGAGGCAATATCATCTGTATACAATACTACTTTAGAACGAAAGTTAGCATTATTCTCCTGAACGTCTCTCTTAAATTCTTTAAGCTGATCAATTACTTTCTGCGTGTCTTCCTCTGTAACTTCCGGCTCAATAATAATTTGAGCTACTTTTAATTCTGTACCAAAAGTAGGGCGTTGCTCCTTAGCTATTTTGTTAAAGAACTGACGTACTTCTTCAGGAGTAACCTCAATGTCTGCTACTATTTTCTTTTGCATTTCTGAAGCTAATTTGTTCGCTTTATTGATTTCGAACATTTCATCTTTCAGACTTTTTTCATCATCTTTTTTATAAAACGCCAGCACTTCCTTTAACGAACCATTAAATTCCTGCTTAAATTGTTCTACCTGTTGATTAACATACGAGCGGATTTCGGCATCATTAATTACTATACTATCTTGTATGGCATGATGGGCATACAATTTATCTTCTAAAAGCCTTCCAAACAATTGGCATCTTGTATACGTCGCAGGATCTATACCCTGAGATTTTAATAATCTCATGGTTTTTTCAATATCAGATTCTAAAATTATGTACTCTCCAATAACTGCGGATACGCCATCAACCTTTACATTTACCAATGGCATAACAGAGTCTTTTTCTGCTGCTTTTGGCGTTTCGTCTATTATTTCTTGTGCTAACATTCCGGTAGACACAAAAAGAATTAAGCATACTGCTATAATGTGTTTCAAATTAATTATACGTTTCAAATTGTTTATTTTTAATTGCATCTGTTGTGATGTCTTTTTCTAACTGCCTAATAAGCTCCAATTTTCTTTTGTTGATTACTATTTGATCAATTGTGGGCTTTACATATTCTAAAGGTGCTGTTTCATTTCTTAAGAGTACCTCGTTAATTTGCATCAAATATAGCCCTAATGAATCTTTACGTTGTATAAAATTAGATTTTTTTAACAGTTCATTTTTGTTCTCTGCAGTAATTACAGGGATTACATTAACGACTTGATCTAACCTTATCCATACCGAATCTTTAAGTGAGTAGGATTTGAACTGAATTGCTATAGAATCTAAAACATATTTATCTTCAGCAGTATAACGTTTAAATTTTTCTTTGATATCCTCTAAATCTAAGCGTTTTTCATCGACATTAATATATCTGAATTTTATTAACTCTTCATTTAATTTAAAAGCGTCCTTATTATCTTCATAATAAGCCGATGCCTCTTCCTGTGAGACCACTGTATCTAGACTTTTATAGACTAAAGCTTCTAAATACGTTTTACTGTATAAATCGCTTTTATATTGCTCAACTAATCTGTCAAATTCTTCCTGCGTAGATTCTTCTAAATTTAACTCTGCACCTTGAACCAATAATTGTCTAGTTGCCCATCGGTTTATAAAATCGTTTACTAAAATAGTACTATCTGATTTTGTATAATTTTCTGGTAAAATTTTTAAAATATCCGCTTTATACAAATACGTTTCATTTACTCTTGCAATAGCCGCTTCGGTTTCTGTAGGCCGAAAATAATCGCAAGAAGCAAAACTAATTACTAAAATGAGATATAAGCTGAAGTGTTTCACCATTAGTTGAGCTTTGCTTTTACAGATTCTAAAGCGTCTTGATTTACTTTAACAGTATATTTAAAAGCCAATTCTTTTAGCCAATTATTTTCTTTAAACTCTTGGTAATCACTAATAACTCTCCCTTTAGCTTCTTCAATTGTTTTTTGTGATTTAGGAAGCACATCGTCAACCTTAACCACAACATAGGCGTCATTATGTTTGTATATTTTAGAAATACCCTTTTTAAAGATAAAATTATCAGGAAGTGCCTGATGAGACGCATCCATCTCACCCATTGTAAAGCTCACGTTTATAGCACTATCTGTATTTATTACCTTTTTTATCTCTTCGACACTTTTATTTTTCTCAAAAAGCTTAGCGACTTTTTTAAGCTCAGCTTTTGTTGCTGAAGAGGCTACAACTGCTACAACACGTTCTTTAAAAAAGTAATTGGACTTATAGGCTTCAAAATACTTTTGAATGGCTATTGTATCGTTTTTCCCCGCACTCCAAATTTCACTTTCCATTAAGTCGAATAATAGTAAACCATCTCTGTATTCGTCAACAATTTGAGCAAACTCTTTATTTTCGTTTATTAAATTATCTTCTTCATATTTTAATAATTGGTTATCTAAAAAATCTTTATAACGATTCTCAACTATGGCATCAATTGAATTTGCTGCATTGCTGTTGCGCTGGCTTTTTACTAAATAAATACCAAAATCGCCATAGGTTAATTCTTTGTCTTGAATTTTTACTAAGGTTTTTTCTGCCTCAAAATCGGAAGGCAGATTCCAACGTTTATTTTGATACTCTTCATTTACTATCGTCTTAAAATAATTTAATCCGTCACTATTTTCAACAATGGTATACCTTGCTTTTAAATCATTAACCCGAGAATCATTTATAATTTTTGATCGCGTGTCTCTTTTAATTTTGCTTTCTAATTCTGATTTCATATCGCTATAAGTAGACATTGGTTTTTTGTCTATTAATTTAATAATATGCCATCCAAAATTTGTTTTAAAGGGTTTTGAAATTTCCCCTACTTTATTTAATCCAAAGGCCATTTCTTCAAACTCTAAAGAACTCAACTCTCCTCCTGAGAATGGTTTTAGTAATCCGCCTTTAGCAGATGAGCTTTTATCTTGGGAAAACTGTTTAGCCAAAGCTTCAAACGCTTCCCCTTGTTTTAAGCGTTGGTAAATTTCATTTATTTTTACTTCACTATCTTCAGTGCTATCTTGGTTTTCATTGAGCATAATATGCGCTACAGACACTTCACCTCTAGATGCTCTTTTATCTAAAACTTCAACAATATGATATCCAAATCGAGTTCTAAAAGGCATTGAAATCTCACCTGTTTTCGTATTATACGCGGCGTTTTCAAAAGGGTACACCATTTTAAAGGCTGAAAAATACCCTAGATTTTCTGCAAAAATGGTTCTTCCGTTATGCACATCTTTCTGTACTGCTGCATAACCTTCATCTAGCACACGGTTTCTAAGCTTTAAGGCTTCATTATAAGCCGCTAAAGTATCTTCTACACTTGCGTTTTCATCAAGTCTCACTAAAATATGGTTTGCGTTGACTTCTTGCTTTAGCCTTTCGTAAGCTTCCATAACCAAAGTATCTGTCACTTTGCTATCACTCAAATAATTTTTAGACAATTGATTTTTATAACTTTGCAATTCTGTTTTATAAGACTGTTTCTCGTCTAACTTCATTTGTCGTGCTTCTCTAAGTTTTAGCTTATAATTTATGAAAAGTTTTAGATAAGCATCAATGTCTTTTTGCGATTCATCTTTTACTAAATCTAAATTTTTGTTATAAACACGAATAAACTCTTGGGTATACACAGGCTCATTCTCAACAGTAAACAACACTTTATCTTCTTGAGCTTGTGTCATAAAAAGCATTCCGAAAAAGAAGGCAAAAAAGAATCCT
It contains:
- a CDS encoding peptidylprolyl isomerase, with protein sequence MKIQLKGFFFAFFFGMLFMTQAQEDKVLFTVENEPVYTQEFIRVYNKNLDLVKDESQKDIDAYLKLFINYKLKLREARQMKLDEKQSYKTELQSYKNQLSKNYLSDSKVTDTLVMEAYERLKQEVNANHILVRLDENASVEDTLAAYNEALKLRNRVLDEGYAAVQKDVHNGRTIFAENLGYFSAFKMVYPFENAAYNTKTGEISMPFRTRFGYHIVEVLDKRASRGEVSVAHIMLNENQDSTEDSEVKINEIYQRLKQGEAFEALAKQFSQDKSSSAKGGLLKPFSGGELSSLEFEEMAFGLNKVGEISKPFKTNFGWHIIKLIDKKPMSTYSDMKSELESKIKRDTRSKIINDSRVNDLKARYTIVENSDGLNYFKTIVNEEYQNKRWNLPSDFEAEKTLVKIQDKELTYGDFGIYLVKSQRNSNAANSIDAIVENRYKDFLDNQLLKYEEDNLINENKEFAQIVDEYRDGLLLFDLMESEIWSAGKNDTIAIQKYFEAYKSNYFFKERVVAVVASSATKAELKKVAKLFEKNKSVEEIKKVINTDSAINVSFTMGEMDASHQALPDNFIFKKGISKIYKHNDAYVVVKVDDVLPKSQKTIEEAKGRVISDYQEFKENNWLKELAFKYTVKVNQDALESVKAKLN
- a CDS encoding peptidylprolyl isomerase, translated to MQLKINNLKRIINLKHIIAVCLILFVSTGMLAQEIIDETPKAAEKDSVMPLVNVKVDGVSAVIGEYIILESDIEKTMRLLKSQGIDPATYTRCQLFGRLLEDKLYAHHAIQDSIVINDAEIRSYVNQQVEQFKQEFNGSLKEVLAFYKKDDEKSLKDEMFEINKANKLASEMQKKIVADIEVTPEEVRQFFNKIAKEQRPTFGTELKVAQIIIEPEVTEEDTQKVIDQLKEFKRDVQENNANFRSKVVLYTDDIASKKNGGLYTLNRTKPQMVKEFREVAFSMQVGEISEPFKTEFGYHIIFLEKIRGQEYDVRHILLIPEVSQESVKEAKERMETVRKNIMEGNITFAEAAKESSDERETKFQGGQLINPATQDYSFELTKMDPELYGQIQNLENNEISEIIVDRDRTGNVKFKIMTVTDRIDEHEADYARDYLKIKELALSEKRLDVIAKWQKEKIMDTYIKISDVYKDCDFSSNWLKK